A single genomic interval of Sander lucioperca isolate FBNREF2018 chromosome 9, SLUC_FBN_1.2, whole genome shotgun sequence harbors:
- the LOC118495862 gene encoding tripartite motif-containing protein 16-like encodes MCIDFLTELKRKDAELKKLSHTEDHNQFLHNYPSLSPLSQSTSSIHIRPLSYFEDVTAAVLEVRDKLQDVLRKKWTNISLTQVDVSLPQPEPKTRADFLQYSRVITLDPNTAHTHLLLSERKRKATYMSQPQSYSRHPDRFTDCFQVLSRESLTGRCYWEVERRGEGVHVAVAYKNISRAGEDCGFGYNDKCWMLEYYNNRYIFWYNKVQTPVSGPESSRVGVYLDHSAGILSFYRVSKTMTLLHRVQTTFTQPLYAGLGFNILFGSLNGHTAELCKLK; translated from the exons ATGTGTATTGATTTTctcactgagctgaagaggaaagatgctgagctgaagaagctctcacacacagaggatcacaaccagtttctacacaactacccctcactgtcaccactcagCCAATCAACATCCAGCATCCATATCCGTCCTCTGAGCTACTTTGAGGACGTGACAGCGGCTGttttagaagtcagagataaactacaggacGTTCTAAGAAAGAAATGGACAAACATCTCACT GACTCAAGTGGATGTTTCACTGCCACAACCAGAgcccaagaccagagctgacttCTTACAATATTCACGTGTAATCACATTGGatccaaacacagcacacacacatctgttattatctgagaggaagagaaaagcaACATACATGAGTCAACCACAGTCTTATTCTCGTCACCCAGACAGATTCACTGATTGTTTtcaggtcctgagtagagagagtctgactggtcgttgttactgggaggtggagaggagaggggaaggaGTACATGTAGCAGTCGCATACaagaatatcagcagagcaggggAGGATTGTGGATTTGGATACAATGACAAATGTTGGATGTTAGAGTATTACAATAACAGATATATCTTTTGGTACAACAAAGTCCAAACTCCTGTCTCAGGTCctgagtcctccagagtaggagtgtacctggatcacagtgcaggtattctgtccttctacagagtctctaaaaccatgactctcctccacagagtccagaccacattcactcagccgctCTATGCTGGACTTGGGTTTAACATCTTGTTTGGATCTTTAAATGGACACACTGCTGAGttgtgtaaactgaaatag
- the LOC116056376 gene encoding armadillo repeat-containing protein 1-like encodes MMSAEPDALAVVNQLRDLAADPMNRRAIVQDQGCLPGLILFLDNPNPQVVYSALLAIRYLAECRANREKLKGELGMMLSLQNVMQKSTTPGETKLLASEIYELLQAFGSDSAGPAETSVSSRRKAQFFLGSSNKRAKTVILHIQGLDDSSRRSLCEDALLKIRGVISFTFQMTVKRCIVRIRSDLKAEALASAIASTHVMTAQQVVKGENGDEVLIPLAVDGSETVEQNAALPDYLPEEESPSLEPDKAVTRVGSGQDGSSWLGTATNFLSRSFYW; translated from the exons ATGATGAGCGCGGAGCCGGACGCCCTGGCCGTGGTCAACCAGCTGCGGGACCTGGCCGCCGACCCCATGAACCGCCGGGCCATCGTACAGGACCAGGGCTGCCTGCCGGGACTCATCCTGTTCCTGGACAACCCCAACCCTCAGGTCGTCTACTCCGCCCTGCTG GCGATCCGGTACCTGGCAGAATGCCGAGCCAACCGGGAGAAGCTGAAGGGGGAGCTGGGGATGATGCTGAGCCTGCAGAACGTCATGCAGAA GTCGACGACTCCTGGGGAGACGAAGCTGCTGGCGTCTGAGATCTACGAGCTGCTGCAGGCGTTCGGCAGCGACAGCGCCGGGCCGGCCGAGACGTCCGTCAGTAGCCGGCGGAAAGCCCAGTTCTTCCTGGGCTCCAGCAACAAGAGGGCCAAGACCGTCATCCTGCACATCCAGGGGCTGGACGATTCG AGCCGGAGGAGTCTGTGTGAAGACGCTCTGCTGAAGATCCGAGGAGTGATCAGCTTCACCTTCCAGATGACCGTCAAGAGATGCATCGTCCGGATCCGATCGGACCTGAAGGCTGAG GCTCTGGCGTCTGCGATCGCGTCCACtcacgtgatgacggcgcagCAGGTGGTGAAAGGAGAGAACGGAGACGAG GTATTGATCCCGCTGGCGGTGGACGGTTCGGAGACAGTGGAGCAGAACGCGGCGCTGCCAGACTACCTGCCGGAGGAAGAGAGTCCGTCTCTGGAGCCCGACAAGGCGGTGACCCGCGTGGGATCGGGCCAGGACGGGAGCAGCTGGCTGGGCACTGCCACCAACTTCCTGTCTCGCTCTTTTTACTGGTGA